The following nucleotide sequence is from Helicobacter pylori NQ4053.
ATGCCCTTATTCATAGCGTCATAAATGCCCTTATCTTTTTCACTCATCACGCAAGCGATTCTATCTCTATATTTTTGAATGATTTCTAAAGTGCTATCCGCGCTAGCCCCATCTATAATGATGTATTCAATGTTTTTATAAGTTTGATTAAGCACGGAAAGAATGGTGTCTTCAATGGTTTTTTCGCTATTAAAACACGCCGTGATCACAGAAACTTTTAACAATCCAACCCTTTTATAATAAACTCCTCCTGATTAAGTTTTAAACAAATTCACTTGTTTGTCTAAATTCATAGTCGTTCCACTCACATGCGTAGCGATATTTAAAATATCTGAAGAATCCGCTAAAGTTTTAGAAGCCACTTTTTCCACTTCTACAAAATCGCTTACCATAGCTTCAATTTGGTGTCCGGATTTAGCGTAATCGTCCATGCTTTGATTGCTATCTGACACGACTGAGCTTAAATTAGAACTCATTTTTTCGTAAGTTTCTTGCACGCTTTTACTCATATCGCTCAAGCGCTCCATTTTTTGCGAATTGAGATTCATTTGCGAACTCACATCATTGATTTCTTGGACAATCACCATGATAGTGGAATTGATTTCGGCTAAAGACTTTTGAGTGCGCCCGGCTAAATTCCTAACCTCATCCGCCACCACCGCAAAGCCTCTGCCATGCTCGCCAGCCCTTGCGGCTTCAATAGCAGCGTTTAGGGCTAACAGATTCGTCTGATCGGCAATATCATTGATAATATCCAAAATGGATTTGACATCATCAGCGTTACGGCTTAGCTGCTCCACTTTACTAGAGAGTTCCTCTTCAGTGTGCGCGCTCTCTATGATTTGAGAAAATAAATCCCCGATCGCATCCTTGCTCTCTTTGACAAGCCCTTGCGTTTCAATCAAACGCTTCCTTAACCCTTGAGACTGCTCTATGGAAGCATTCATCATGCTCGCTACATCCGTGGCTTTATTTTTTACGGAATTTAGAGTGGTTGAGGAATCTTTCATGCTCTTTTGGGTTTCTTGCGCGATTTGGACTAATTTGTCCATTGAAGTTTTATTGGAAGTGGAAATGCCTTTAATCTCTTCCATAATCAAGCGGGCGTTTTCCACAAACAAATTGATCCCACGGCCCACTTGCGAGATTTCATCGTTGCGATCACCCACATCAATTTTGGCCCTCAAATCCTTATCCCCATGGCTAAAAGCGTTGATTTTAAGGACCAATTCATCAATGCGTTTCACGATCCTTAGTTTAGCGTATATGAGCGTCAAAACCACTAACGCTATCGTCGCTGTCAGTATCCAAAGGAATAATTTTGCGGTGTTTTCATTAAAAACCTTATTCACGCCTTCTTTAATCGCTTTATTTTCTGTGTTAATGTCAGTGTAATAAGAAGTCGTTGCGATCACCATTTGAGACACCTCATCATAATGCGAGTAGGCGAATTTTTTCTCCGGCACGCCTCCATCGTATTTAGGCATTTTATAATAAGTGTAGCCTCCCCCTTTTTTAGCCGCTTCCAAATACCCCCTAACATAATACACCCCATCAACGCTCTGAGCGTCAAGCCCTGATTGGCCTACGGTTTTAGGATTGACCGGATCAAACAGCACTACCCCGTTTTTATCCACCACCACCATATAAATCATGCCCTTATCGTCGTTAATGCGTTTGAAATAATCCAACGCCATTTTTCTTGCAGTAGCATTGTCAAAATTTTTGTAATACTCATGAATGCCCTGTTCAATAATTTTTGTCATGTAAGCGAGCGTTTTTTCACGCTTTTTGTATTGCCCGGTTTCTAAATGCTCCATGAGTTGCACTAACACATCTTTTTGTATAACCTTTACAAAACCAATAAAAAGCCCCCCTAAACCTAAAAGAGCGGCTAGCACGACAAACATAATACGAGTCCCTAGCGAAGCAAATACTGAAGCAAACATCATTCATCTCCTATAAATCATTTTTAAGTCAAACCCTAATTTGAGAGTTCAGCTTCCAAATGCACCCCCCCCCCGAAAAATGAGTGGCGCAAAGTAAAATTAAAATCCGGTGGTTTGAAAACCGCTGAAAAAAGCGAAAAGCCAACAATCTAGGATTATAGAACATTCCTTTTTAAGTTAGGCTTAAAGAATAAATAATAAAAATAAAAATCTTATTTAATTTCACTTTCCTTAATAGATCTGACGTTCAAAGTCCTCCCGTCTTTTGAAGTGGGGATTTTGATGCTCCCTTCTTTTAATTTTTCTCTCAATTTTTTTAGCAGCGGGTTTTTGAAATCGTAGTTGATGATTTCCCAGTTATGTTCCAGTTCAGGGGTTACCTTCCCACCTTTTTCTTCCGTGATGTATTGGATGATCAAATCCCGTATTTGCCCGTTATCTTGCAATGCATCGTAAGAATCATAATACCTATCAGCGTCTGTAACCAATTTTAAAGTCGTGGATAATGTCCCAAATCGGTAATTGTTGATCGCTAATTTATACACCGCTTTTAAATCAATGGGTTTTCCGTTAATTGTCGGATTAATAATCCTTTGCCCGGCGGGTTTGGTAACGTCAACTTGGTATTTCACGCCAGAAAACATATCAAAGTTATAGCCGCGAACGTTTTCATTAAAACTGATCGTCAAATCGCCCGGTTGCAACTGGTTGTAAAATCGGTATGACCATTCCATGTATTTCAACAGGTTTTCACCCGTGATATGCACCCCAATGAGCGTATTAGCGAACTTGTAAATGTAGGCGACATCTTTTCTTTTGAAAGGCCCTTTTTTCAAATTCGCCCCAAAATTGAATAAGGCTGCCGCTGAAACATCGGCGTTTGCGTAATATTTTTGGACTTTGTTGATCAATTCTATCACCGGTGTTTCTTGCAAGACGGCGGTTGGCATCGTGGTGATTTTTTCTCCTCCTGTGATAAAATCAGGCCTGTCAATAAAGGTTTTTGTCACTTCGCCAACCACTTCATTAGCGTATTCTTTTGATTTTTTATCCACATATTCGTATTTTTTCGCTAATTCTTCATCTTCTGGAATATCTTTTGTGGGTAAATTTTCAGTCGTTATGGTTTTTTTCTTTGTTTGAGTGTCAAACACCACCACACCCTTTGCCAGATAAGCCCCATACGCTCCAGGCTCAATGGTATGCACCTTTCCCACTTTGGTGTTATAAACCGCATGCTCATGCCCGGCAAAAATGATGTCAAATTGCGGGAATTTTTTCGCTAAATCCGGTATCCCGTCGCCACCTTTCTCATCTTCTCGCCCCAAATGAAAAGCGCCAATCAAAATATCATACTTCCCTTTCAGCTCTTTCAAAGTCTTTTTTAACGCTTCTTCAGCGTCCAAAAACTTCAAGCCTGCAAAATGTTCAGGCGTAGAGGCCTCCCAAGTTGGGATGTGCGGCACCAAAAACCCCACAACCGCCACCCTCACGCCATCAATTTTTTTAATCATATAAGGTTTCACAAACGGCTTATTGTCCGCAATTTTGATAATATTCGCGTTCACGACACCGCCATTAAACCCCTTAATATTTTTTTCTAAAAAATCTTTACTGAAGTTAAACTCATGATTGCCAAGCACACGAATGTCAAATTTCAAATCGTTTTCGGCTCTAACTAGCGGGTGGATAGGCTCATCATTAAACAACTCCGCGCTATTACCCTGCAACAAATCCCCGCTGTCAATCAAAACCACATTTTTATTTTCAGCCCTTTGCTTTTTGATTAAAGCCGCAATCCTTGTCAAGCCGTTATTGGGTTTTTGCTCGCCAATCGCATAATCATACGAAAAAAGCCACCCATGAATGTCTGAAGTTTCTAAAAACACGATTTTGACTTCTTTTGCCGATATTGAAAGTGCCAGCGTGAAAAAGATGAGTAAAATCAATTTTCTCATTGAAATCCTTCTAATACAAGAGATTCATAACATTAATTTTTACATGATATTAACACCGATACGATGGTTTTTGATTGGCATTTAACGCTTATGGGCAAAATGGGTAAAATAATGGGTAAGGGGATAGGGGGGTAAAAATCATTACCCCACCAATCAAACCCCCACTTCAGACCACTCAGCGCGTTTGTCTAAAAAAGCGCGCGCTAAATTCTTGGCGCCCTCTAAAGTGTGGTTAGCCGCCCAACCGCATTGCTTTTCATTGCTAGCAGGCACTTCTTTAGCCTTTAACACGTCTTGCATTGTCTTTTCTAAAACCTCTAAAACCTCTGTGTAATTGTCATGGTTTAACACCGTGAGATAAAATCCCGTTTGGCAACCCATAGGCGACCAATCCACGACATAATTGGCATGGTTGCGGATGATCTCAGCGACTAAATGCTCTAAAGAGTGTAGGCTAGGCATGTCCATGTGATCTTGGTTGGGTTGCTTGAAGCGCACATCGTATTTGACAATCACATCCCCATTAGTGCCCTTTTTGCGATCAGCGACACGCACATAAGGGGCTTTGACTTTGGTGTGATCCAAATTAAAACTCTCTACATTCATTTTCATGTTTTTAACTCCTTTATTCATAAATTGTAATGAAACTTTAGCTTATTTTAGCGAACGCTTGCTCTAAATCTTCTAACAGATCCTGTTCATGCTCAATCCCCACAGACAAGCGCACCAAGCCATCTCTAATCCCGGCAGCTTCTCGTTGTTCTTTAGGGATACACGCATGGGTCATAAACGCCGGAATCCCCACCAAACTTTCCACCCCGCCCAAACTCTCGCCTAAAATGAATAGTTTAAGGCTTTCTACAAAAGCAACCGCTTCGCTGTCATTTTTGAGGGTGAAAGAGAGCATCCCGCTAAAGCCGTGCATCTGTTTTTTGGCCAGCTCGTAATTAGGGTGAGTGGGCAAGCCCGGGTAATAAACCCTTTCTACTTTAGGGTGTTTTTCTAAAAACTCAGCCACACAAAGGGCGTTTTTTTGATGGGCTTCCATGCGTAATCCCAGCGTTTTAATCCCTCTTTGCAACAGCCAGCTGTCTTGAGGGCCCAAAACCCCACCGATAGCGTTTTGGAAAAAAGCGATCTCTTGGGCTAGCGCTTCATCATTAGTGGTTACAAGACCGGCAACCACATCGCTATGCCCGCCTAAATATTTTGTGCCGCTATGCACCACAATGTCCGCTCCCAAAAGAAGCGGGTTTTGGCAATAGGGGGTGGCAAAGGTGTTATCCACGATAGTGAGCAAACCATGATCTTTAGCGACACTGGCGCATTGCACTAAATCCGTGATTTTAAGCAAAGGGTTACTAGGGGTTTCTAAATAAAGGGCTTTGGTGTTTTGCTTGATAGCCTTTTTGATTTGGGATATATCGCTAGTGTCTATAATGGTGCAAGAAAGCCCGTTTTTGACAAGCACTTTATTAAACAAGCGGAAAGTCCCCCCATAAACATCATCGCCTAATAACACATGATCGCCTGATTGTAAAAGGGAAAAAACGGCGTGGATTCCAGCTAGTCCAGAGGCAAAAGCAAACCCCTTAACCCCCCCTTCTAAATCGGCGATGAGCTCTTCTAAAGCAAAGCGCGTGGGGTTGCCTGAGCGAGAGTATTCATAGCCCTTGTGGCGGCCTATAGCGTCTTGGCGGTAGGTGGAAGTTTGATAAATAGGCACGCTCACCGCCCCCGTTGTCGCGTCCTCACTAATGCCTCCATGGATTAATTTGGTTTGCATGTGCATGATTTTTCCTTTTTATGAATTTATAAATAAATACCTTTAGAAAGATAACGATCGGCAACATCCGGGAAAATGGTTAAAACCTGGCTGCCTTCAGGAAGGCGTTGTGCTTCTTTCAGTGCTGCCGCAAAAGCGGCCCCGCTAGAGCTCCCCACTAATAAGCCGTTTTTCTTGGCTAACTTCCTAGTGTAGCTAAAACCCTCTTCATCTGAGATCGTTTCAAAGCCATCAATATCCAAGTTTGCAAAAAAAGGGGGGATGAATTCCACGCCAATGCCCTCAATTTCATGAGGCCCAGGCTCGCCCCCATTCAAAATAGAACCCTCCGGCTCCACCCCAATCAAACGAATATTAGGAATGCGTTCTTTCAAATACTTAGCCGTGCCAGCAAAAGTGCCACCACTCCCTATCCCAGCTACAAAGCTCGTAAAATTTGTGCCTAATTCTTGGACAATCTCAGGGGCTAGAGTGTGGTAGTAAGCGGCGGGATTATCAGGGTTTTCAAATTGTAAGGGCAAATAGCTATTAGGGATACTTTCGGCTAACTCTTTACTTTTTTTAATGGCACCAGAAATCCCCTCGCTAGTAGGCGTGTTGATCACTAAAGCCCCCAAAGCCCTCATGATTTGCTGTTTTTCTGTGCTGAATTTTTCCGGGACAACAAAGATGGTTTTGAGATGGTGCTTGAGCGCCACTAAGGCTAGAGCGATGCCGGTATTGCCTGCGGTAGGCTCAATGATGGTTGTTTTAGAAGTGATTTTGCCCGTTTTAAACCCTTCTTCTATAAGGTATTGGCCTAAGCGATCTTTAACGCTCCCTCCCGGGTTTAAATGCTCCAGTTTGGCGTAAATAGCGGACTTTAATGGAATGGGGTAATCCTTGTTAGTGAATTTAAAAACGGGAGTGCGGCCTATGGCGTCTTGCATTGCGGTGATAATCATCATTCCTCCTATAACAAACAATAAAATTCAATTTTGCGATTATGCCTAAACTCGTTAAATGGAATAAGTTTAGGATAAAATGTTGGTTTATTGAGATGGATTAAGGAGCTTTCAATGAAAACGATAGAATGGAATGAAGAGCAAAGAAAAGCGTTTCAAGACTTGTTAAGAGAATTTACAGCGTTAATAGACGCTAAAGTGCAAGAGGAAAAACAAACAGGCAGAACTCCAAAAATACCAAAGTATGGTTCATGCCAAAACGGGCTGAACAAGTTTTTAGCGCCATGGGGTTATGCGTGTAAAATCAGTCTTGGCTCTGGGAATTTATCTAATGAGCCATCCATCGCCTTTTGCCGTCAGGATATTTTAGGGGAAGGATTTGTCAATCGCAAAAAACCAACCCCAACAAAAGGTTTTTTCCTTTGGTTTGCTTACTATTGGTGCAATGATGCAGAAAAGTTTTATCTTTGCATAGGTCGATCCATAGAGGAGAATGGGGAAAAAGAGTGTCAAAAATGCCTAGCGTATGACAAAATCATTGATCCTAATGGAGACACATACTACCAAGAGAGCTATGACGATTTAGAATCCCATCTTGAAAATATTACCAACGATTTTTTACGTTTTGCTAACGAATTTAATCAAATCCCCACTGCGTGTTTTGAATTAGAGCCATCTAGCGCGAGCCATTAAGAAATAGCCATATACAAAAAAGGAACTCCCCCCATAAGGGATTTTCCTAAAATCCACCAACGCTTTTAAGCTAAACCTTAAAAAAAGCTATCGCTTGATTACAATCAAGCTTTGATATTTGGATTAAAAAACGCTATTTTTTAGATTTTGCAATCGGTATCCTATTTTGATGAAAATGAGGAAAGCAAGCGGGTTTTGATTAAAACCGCCCGCTTGAAAGAAGTTTTTAAAAGCGTTTCACTCCACTTCCGCATCAATCACATCGTCGTCTTTTTTCTTGGGTTGCTCGGCGTTGTTTTTATTCGCCATAGCTTCGCCTAATTTTTGAGCCGCTTGCGCTAATAATTTTGTCTTGTCTTCAAGCTCAGCTTTAGTAGCGTTATCGTTTTTGACGCACTCTTTAAGAGCGTTAATGGCGTTTTGGATCTCGTTAGCGTCGTTTTCATTCAAATTCGTTTTATGCTCATCAAGGCTCTTTTGGGTTTGGTGCGCCAAACTATCGGCATGGTTTCTCGCTTCAATCACTTCTTTTTTCCTAGCGTCTTCTTCTTTGTGCAATTCAGCGTCTTTAACCATTTTTTCAATTTCGCTATCAGACAACCCGCTAGAGCCAGAAATTTTAATCTCTTGGCTTTTACCGGTATTTTTATCTTGCGCTGACACGGTTAAAATCCCGTTAGCGTCAATATCAAAGGTTACTTCAATTTGCGGCACGCCTCTTGGAGCGGGAGCGATGCCTTGCAAATCAAATTTACCCAACGATTTATTATCCCTTGCCAATTCTCTCTCTCCTTGTAAAACCATAATGGATACAGCGGGCTGGTTGTCTTCAGCGGTTGAGAACACTTGAGATTTTTTCGCCGGGATAGTCGTGCCTCTATCAATCACTTTAGTCATCACGCCCCCTAAAGTTTCAATCCCAAGGCTTAAAGGCGTAACATCTAATAAAAGCACATCTTTCACATCGCCTTTCAACACGCCCCCTTGAATGCTCGCGCCCACCGCCACGACTTCATCAGGATTGACGCTTTTATTCAAATCTTTGTTGATAAAGGCTTTCACCCTTTCTTGGACTTTAGGGATACGAGTGGAGCCGCCCACCATCACCACTTCTGAAATCTCATTTTTGGTTAGCCCTGCGTCTTTGATCACGCTTTCAATTTTAGAAATCGTTTCGTCCACTAGATCTTCTGTCAAGCTTTCAAATTTAGCCCTAGTGAGTTTTTTCACCAAGTGTTTAGGCCCGGTAGCGTCTGCGGTGATAAAGGGCAAATTGATTTCAGTTTCCATCGCAGAGCTCAATTCTTTTTTAGCGTTTTCAGCGGCTTCTTTCAAGCGTTGCAACGCCATCACATCGTTTTTAATTTCAATGCCCGTTTCGCTTTTAAATTCACTCGCT
It contains:
- the dnaK gene encoding molecular chaperone DnaK — encoded protein: MGKVIGIDLGTTNSAMAVYEGNEAKIIANKEGKNTTPSIVAFTDKGEILVGESAKRQAVTNPEKTIYSIKRIMGLMFNEDKAKEAEKRLPYKIVDRNGACAIEISGKIYTPQEISAKILMKLKEDAESYLGESVTEAVITVPAYFNDSQRKATKEAGTIAGLNVLRIINEPTSAALAYGLDKKESEKIMVYDLGGGTFDVTVLETGDNVVEVLATGGDAFLGGDDFDNRVIDFLASEFKSETGIEIKNDVMALQRLKEAAENAKKELSSAMETEINLPFITADATGPKHLVKKLTRAKFESLTEDLVDETISKIESVIKDAGLTKNEISEVVMVGGSTRIPKVQERVKAFINKDLNKSVNPDEVVAVGASIQGGVLKGDVKDVLLLDVTPLSLGIETLGGVMTKVIDRGTTIPAKKSQVFSTAEDNQPAVSIMVLQGERELARDNKSLGKFDLQGIAPAPRGVPQIEVTFDIDANGILTVSAQDKNTGKSQEIKISGSSGLSDSEIEKMVKDAELHKEEDARKKEVIEARNHADSLAHQTQKSLDEHKTNLNENDANEIQNAINALKECVKNDNATKAELEDKTKLLAQAAQKLGEAMANKNNAEQPKKKDDDVIDAEVE
- the tlpB gene encoding methyl-accepting chemotaxis protein TlpB, with the translated sequence MMFASVFASLGTRIMFVVLAALLGLGGLFIGFVKVIQKDVLVQLMEHLETGQYKKREKTLAYMTKIIEQGIHEYYKNFDNATARKMALDYFKRINDDKGMIYMVVVDKNGVVLFDPVNPKTVGQSGLDAQSVDGVYYVRGYLEAAKKGGGYTYYKMPKYDGGVPEKKFAYSHYDEVSQMVIATTSYYTDINTENKAIKEGVNKVFNENTAKLFLWILTATIALVVLTLIYAKLRIVKRIDELVLKINAFSHGDKDLRAKIDVGDRNDEISQVGRGINLFVENARLIMEEIKGISTSNKTSMDKLVQIAQETQKSMKDSSTTLNSVKNKATDVASMMNASIEQSQGLRKRLIETQGLVKESKDAIGDLFSQIIESAHTEEELSSKVEQLSRNADDVKSILDIINDIADQTNLLALNAAIEAARAGEHGRGFAVVADEVRNLAGRTQKSLAEINSTIMVIVQEINDVSSQMNLNSQKMERLSDMSKSVQETYEKMSSNLSSVVSDSNQSMDDYAKSGHQIEAMVSDFVEVEKVASKTLADSSDILNIATHVSGTTMNLDKQVNLFKT
- a CDS encoding bifunctional metallophosphatase/5'-nucleotidase, whose translation is MRKLILLIFFTLALSISAKEVKIVFLETSDIHGWLFSYDYAIGEQKPNNGLTRIAALIKKQRAENKNVVLIDSGDLLQGNSAELFNDEPIHPLVRAENDLKFDIRVLGNHEFNFSKDFLEKNIKGFNGGVVNANIIKIADNKPFVKPYMIKKIDGVRVAVVGFLVPHIPTWEASTPEHFAGLKFLDAEEALKKTLKELKGKYDILIGAFHLGREDEKGGDGIPDLAKKFPQFDIIFAGHEHAVYNTKVGKVHTIEPGAYGAYLAKGVVVFDTQTKKKTITTENLPTKDIPEDEELAKKYEYVDKKSKEYANEVVGEVTKTFIDRPDFITGGEKITTMPTAVLQETPVIELINKVQKYYANADVSAAALFNFGANLKKGPFKRKDVAYIYKFANTLIGVHITGENLLKYMEWSYRFYNQLQPGDLTISFNENVRGYNFDMFSGVKYQVDVTKPAGQRIINPTINGKPIDLKAVYKLAINNYRFGTLSTTLKLVTDADRYYDSYDALQDNGQIRDLIIQYITEEKGGKVTPELEHNWEIINYDFKNPLLKKLREKLKEGSIKIPTSKDGRTLNVRSIKESEIK
- a CDS encoding O-acetylserine-dependent cystathionine beta-synthase; this encodes MIITAMQDAIGRTPVFKFTNKDYPIPLKSAIYAKLEHLNPGGSVKDRLGQYLIEEGFKTGKITSKTTIIEPTAGNTGIALALVALKHHLKTIFVVPEKFSTEKQQIMRALGALVINTPTSEGISGAIKKSKELAESIPNSYLPLQFENPDNPAAYYHTLAPEIVQELGTNFTSFVAGIGSGGTFAGTAKYLKERIPNIRLIGVEPEGSILNGGEPGPHEIEGIGVEFIPPFFANLDIDGFETISDEEGFSYTRKLAKKNGLLVGSSSGAAFAAALKEAQRLPEGSQVLTIFPDVADRYLSKGIYL
- a CDS encoding cystathionine gamma-synthase gives rise to the protein MHMQTKLIHGGISEDATTGAVSVPIYQTSTYRQDAIGRHKGYEYSRSGNPTRFALEELIADLEGGVKGFAFASGLAGIHAVFSLLQSGDHVLLGDDVYGGTFRLFNKVLVKNGLSCTIIDTSDISQIKKAIKQNTKALYLETPSNPLLKITDLVQCASVAKDHGLLTIVDNTFATPYCQNPLLLGADIVVHSGTKYLGGHSDVVAGLVTTNDEALAQEIAFFQNAIGGVLGPQDSWLLQRGIKTLGLRMEAHQKNALCVAEFLEKHPKVERVYYPGLPTHPNYELAKKQMHGFSGMLSFTLKNDSEAVAFVESLKLFILGESLGGVESLVGIPAFMTHACIPKEQREAAGIRDGLVRLSVGIEHEQDLLEDLEQAFAKIS
- a CDS encoding S-ribosylhomocysteine lyase, which encodes MKMNVESFNLDHTKVKAPYVRVADRKKGTNGDVIVKYDVRFKQPNQDHMDMPSLHSLEHLVAEIIRNHANYVVDWSPMGCQTGFYLTVLNHDNYTEVLEVLEKTMQDVLKAKEVPASNEKQCGWAANHTLEGAKNLARAFLDKRAEWSEVGV